A stretch of DNA from Brevibacterium sp. CBA3109:
GGGTGATCATCGAGCGCGGTCCCACCACCGTAGACGGCGATGGTGCGTGAGTCGCGATGCGCGCGGGAGACGAGTTCGGAGAGTTCCTCGACACTGTCGGGTCGGGCGATCCTGGGGAGTTCCTGCGTCAAAACAGCTCCGCCTTTCCGGCTGCTTGGAGTGGGTGCTCCCCCGATGTTCGCCGAGGCGGTTCCCCGCACAGCCGTGGTGTCGGGAAGATCTTTCCCGGGTTGGACAGATAGTCCGGGTCGAACGCGCAGCGCAGAACCTGCATCGTGTCCAAGTCCTCATGCGTGAACATTCGCGGCATGAATTTGGCTTTGTCGGATCCGACCCCATGCTCCCCGGTGATCGAACCGCCTTCACTCAGGCACAGGTCAAGGATCCGACCCGAAGCGGTCTCCGCCAATTCGGTCTGGCCCTCGACGCTGCCGTCGAAGAGCACAAGCGGATGCAGATTGCCGTCTCCGGCGTGGAAGACGTTGGCGACTCGTACACCGCATTCCTCCGCGATCATGGAGATCGAAGCCAGCACGGGCCCGAGTCTGGAGCGTGGGATCACTCCGTCCTGGACGATGTAGTCGGGGCTGATCCGGCCGACCGCCGCGAAGGCTGATTTCCGGCCCTTCCAGATCAGACCGCGTTCGACATCGTCGACGGCGACGCGCACCTCACCAGCACCGTGGTCCTTCGCCCGGGCGATGACCGTCTCCCGCTCGAGATCGACGTCAATGGCCGGCCCATCGAGTTCGACGACGAGGACGGCACCGGCACCGTCGGGATAGTTACACGCCACGGCCTTCTCTGCGGCCTCGATGGCCAGCGCGTCCATCATCTCGATGGCGGCGGGCATGATTCCCGCAGAGATGATGTCACTGACCGCCTCCCCCGCCGCATCGGTCGACTCGAACCCGATGAGCAGCGTCTCCACCGCTTCAGGCAGTCGGGTCAGCCGCACCGTCACCTCGGTGACGATGCCAAGAGTCCCCTCGGATCCGCAGAGCACGCCGAGGAGGTCATAGCCCGGGTATTCGGGAGCCTGCCCCCCGATCTCGACGATGTCACCCTGGGCGGTGACGAGAGTGAGACCGGTGACGTGATTGGTGGTGAAACCGTATTTCAGGCAGTGGGCACCGCCGGAGTTCTCAGCGACATTCCCGCCGATCGAGCACACGCTCTGACTCGAGGGGTCCGGGGCGAAGTAGTAGCCGTGCGGGTTGGCCTCGGTGGACAGCGTGAGGTTGATGACCCCTGGCTGCACGATCGCGCGCTGGGCCAGCGGGTCGATGTCGAGGATGTCCCTCATCGTCGACATGACGATGAGCACACCCTCTGCGTGCGGTTGGGCCCCACCGGAGAGCCCGGTGCCCGAACCGCGGGCGACGAAGGGGACGTCGAACTCATGGCAGGCACGCACGGTCAGGGCCACCTCGGCGGTGGAGGTGACACGGATGACCAGCGCGGGCACGGTCCTGTGCACGGCCAGACCATCGCACTCATACGTTTTGCGTTCGTTCTCGTCGATGACGATCGCCTTTGGTGGCAAATGCGGTTCGATCCGTGTGAGAACCGAGTCGATTCTGCTCATGCCCACTTCCGCCTCCTTGCGTCAATGAAGTCGAGCTTAGCGAAGAACGCCGCCGAAAATGTGCTCCCTGGCACATTTTCGACGGCGTTCTTACGTGGTGAGACTCCTGAACCGTGCAGACTCAGGACCATGCAGGCTCAGGACTGAGCAGGCTCAGGGCATGCGCGCGTAGGCCGGCAGTGTCAGGAAGTCAACGTACTCATCGGCGACGGCCACGGACAGGAACGTGTCAGTGGCATCCTTCCAGTCCGACTCCTCGCCCGGGAGCTTCGCAACCTCTTCGGTCACGACCTGGCGCACGAAGTCAGCGGTGACGGTGACTCCGGTGTCGAGTTCGACTCCGGCGTCCATCCACTGCCAGACCTGGGAGCGTGAGATCTCCGCGGTCGCGGCGTCCTCCATGAGTCCGTTGATGGCCACAGCACCGTTGCCTTCGAGCCAGGCGCGCAGGTACTGGATGCCCACTGAGACATTGGTCCGCAGACCCTTCTCTGTCATCGACCCCGGGGTCGACTTGACGTCGAGGAGCTCAGCGGCGGACACGGAGACGTCATCGCGCTTGTTCTCAATCTGGTTCGCGTTGTCTCCCAGCGTCTCGGTGAAGACCTCCTTGCACAGGGCGACCATGCCGGGGTGAGCCACCCAGGAGCCGTCGAAGCCCTTGCCGGCCTCGCGGGACTTGTCCTCGCGGACCTTGTTGAAGGCGGCTTCGTTCTCGTCAGGATCCTTCGAGGGAACGAAAGCGGACATGCCTCCGATCGCGTGTGCGCCGCGCTTGTGGCAGGTGTGCACGAGGAGCTCGGTGTAGGCGCGCATGAACGGCACCGTCATCGTGACATCCGAGCGGTCGGGCAGCAGGAAGTCGGAGCCGCGGGCGCGGAAGTTCTTGATCACGGAGAAGATGTAGTCCCAGCGGCCGGCGTTGAGTCCCGAGGAGTGCTCGCGCAGTTCGTAGAGGATCTCCTCCATCTCGAAGGCCGCTGGGTAGGTTTCGATGAGCACGGTGGCACGGATGGTGCCCCGCGCCAGGTCGAAAGAGTCCTCGGCATGGTCGAAGACCTGGTTCCACAGGCGCGCCTCGAGGTGGGACTCCATCTTCGGCAGGTAGAAGTAGGGACCCTTGCCCTTCTCGATCTGGAGCTGCCCGGCGGTGGCGAAGTAGAGCGCGAAGTCCACGAGGGAACCCGAGGTCTCTTCACCGTCGACGAGGATGTGCTTCTCCGGCATGTGCCAGCCGCGGGGGCGGACGACGATGGTCGGCAGCTCCTCGTCGGGAGCCAGGGTGTAGGACTTGCCCTCGGGTGAGGTGAAGTCGATCTCACGGTTCAACGAGTCAAGCAGGTTGACCTGTCCGCCGATGACCGAGCCCCATTCCGGGGTGTTCGCATCCTCCTGGTCGGCCAGCCAGACCTTGGCCCCGGAGTTCAGGGCATTGATCGTCATCTTCTTGTACGTCGGCCCGGTCATCTCCACGCGCCGGTCCTCGAGGCCCGGTGCCGGCGGTGCGACCTGCCAGCTGGGATCATTGCGGATCTCGGCGGTCTCGGGGAGGAAGTCGAGGTCGGCACCGGCGGCAATCTGAGCCTGGCGCTCCTTGCGGGCCTCCAGCCGTTCGAGGCGGTCCCCGTTGAACTTCCGGTTCAGCTCGACGATGAGTTCGAGGGCCTTCGGGGTGAGCACCTTCTCTGCCCCGTCCGGCAGTTCGCCGGTGATCTCCATGCCTGCTGGAATGTCCAGATTCTCAATATGAGCAGTCATCGGTCGTTCTCCTTAGTCGGCACATTCACTAGTGCATCGCTTGTCGCTGGCAACGGGGTTTAGCCTGCGAAACTTTCACATCGTGAAATCTATTGTTCACACACCGAAAAGAATAGGAGGTGATGCACATCTCGTCAAACGCTTCCCTCGAGGTGAGACTGTCCAAGCCCTTGACGATTCCACAGCCGACCAACGACGATGAGGCCAGGTACTTCGTTTGCGGAGTCGAGCCGGTGACTGCCCACCCCCTGGTGGCAGGCGTGGGACTCGCGCTCCTCGACCAAGCGGCAACGACGCTGCGGATCGGAATCACGATGGACAACCTCGCTGTAGCCGCGCTGCTTGCGCTCACACCCATCCTCTTGGCGGGAATCCTGCTCATCGGCTTTCGCTGGCCTGCCAAATACGCGATGCCGATCGGTCTGGTGGCGGCCGCTCTCGTCGCCAACTTCGCCTGGCAGATCGAGTGGGTGACGATCGGCGCCTCCATCGTTCAGGGCCTGCTGGTGGCGATCGGCCTGCTCTGGATCGTCTTCGGTGCTCTGCTCCTGTTGGCTACGGTCACTCGCTCGGGCGCCATCGAGACCATTCGGGCCGGCTTCATCTCGATCTCGCCCGACCGACGCATCCAGGTCATCATCATCGCCTGGCTCTTCGGCTCCTTCATCGAAGGCGCAGCCGGTTTCGGCACACCCGCCGCCGTCGTCGCCCCACTCCTGCTCGCACTCGGCTTCCCTGCGATCGCAGCGGTCCTCGCCGGACTCATCATCCAGTCGACTCCCGTGAGCTTCGGCGCCGTCGGCACTCCTATGCTCGTGGGCATCGGTGAGGGTCTGGCCAAGGAGGATGGGACCATGTCCACCGGCGTCGCGGAACGCGCCGCTCAGCTCGGGCTCAACCAATCCGAATTCATCGCCCACACGGCCACTCAGGTCGCACTCATCCATGCCATCTGCGGAATCCTGATCCCACTGCTGCTCGCCTGCCTGATGACCGGATTCTTCGGCGCGAACAGACGATTCGCCGATGGTCTTGCCGTGGCGCCCTTCGCCATCTTCTCGGCGCTGGCCATGGTCGTGCCCTACCTCATCGTGGCCAAACTGCTCGGACCCGAGTTCCCCGCCCTGCTGGGCGGTCTCATCGGCTTGGCCATCGTCGTCACGACGAGCAAGCTCGGCTTCCTCATGCCGAAGAAGATCTGGGACTTCGCGCCGCGTGAGAACTGGCCCGCGCACTGGATGGGCACGGTCGACCCCAACAAGGAGAAGGCACACCTGACGAAGAGGATGTCTCTGGTCAGAGCCTGGTCGCCCTACCTCATCGTCGTCATCTGCCTGCTCCTCACGCGCAACATTCCCGCCGTCAAGGAGTTCCTCACCGGTCCTGCCGTCATCAAGGTCGAGGGGATCTTCGGCACTCCGATCAATCAGAACCTCGATCTGCTCTACTCCCCCGGCGCCATCTTCGTCCTCGCCTGCGCGCTCACCTACCTCATCCACCGGATGAGCGGGAAGCAGATCCTCGGGTCGTGGCAGATCGCCGGCTCCCAGATCGCCAGTGCCGCGGTAGCGCTGCTGTGCTCACTGCCGCTCGTTCGCGTATTCATCAACTCCGGAGCCGACTACAACAATGCCGGCCTCGATTCGATGCCGGTCACCCTCGCCGAGGCGGCCGCGAGCACCGTCGGAGACGCCTGGCCCCTCCTCGCCCCGTTCGTCGGTGCCCTGGGTGCCTTCGTCGCCGGCTCCAACACGGTCTCGAACGTCATGTTCTCGCAGTTCCAGTTCTCCACCGGAGTGGCCATCGGTGCCTCGAGCCCGGAGACGGTGGTCGCCGCGCAGGCCGTGGGCGGCGCGGCCGGGAACATGGTCGCCGTCCACAACGTCGTGGCCGCTTCGGCGACCGTCGGCCTCGTCGGGCGCGAGGGCGAGCTCATCCGGCGCACTTCGATCCCGATGCTCGTGTACTCGCTGGCTGCCGGCGCCCTGGCCTTCATCGGCATCAACGGCATCGGGATGAATGCCGGCACCGTGGTCTTCTCCGCGGTCATCGTCGGTCTCCTCGTGGCAGTCGTCGTCGCCTCCCGATCGCCGGGCAAGCCGCTCGTCGTTGCCGGCACGACTGCCGACCGGCCCATCACGTCGTAGTCGCGAAGGCCCTCGAGGACCGAGCCCGCAGCATCTGTGCACAGCTCAGGCGAGTTCGCCTCCCTCGATCAACGCGAAGCCCGCTTTCATCGCCGCTGGGGACGGTAAAAGCGAGCTCTACGTTGATCGGCGCGCCTGACGTCCGAGTGCGCGTTGATCGGGATGTCGGTCCAGAGACCCCAGAGATGCAGTTCGCCCGCGGTGGGCCCTCCTGCAAGGGTGCACCGCGGGCGAACTATACAGACTTCGTCGAACGAACTCTGAAGAACGAACTCTGAAGAACGAACCCTGTCGAACGAACTCAGACGATGACGACCATGGGGACGATCATCGGCTTGCGACGCAGCTTCGAGGACGCCCAGCGCCCCACAGTGCGGCGCACGACCTGCTGCAGCTGATACTGGTCCGCGTTGCCGTCCTTGAGGGCATCCTCGACGGCCTTCGTGACCTTCGGCATGATCGAGTCGAAGACGGAATCGGATTCGGCCACACCACGGGCATGGATCTCAGGTCCGGCGATGAGGGACTTGGACTGGCTGTTGACGGCCATGAAGATCGTGACGAAGCCTTCGCCGGAGAGCACGAGACGGTCCTTGAGGTCCGCTTCGGTGATCTCGCCGACCGAGGAGCCGTCGACGAAGACGAAGTTGCAGTCCACTGCACCCACAACCTCGGCGTGGCCGTCCTTGAGGTCGACCACCCAGCCGTCGTCGGCGAGGACGATGTTGTCCGGATTCACTCCGGTCGCCTCGGCGTGTCTGGCGTTGGCGAGCATGTGTCGCCATTCGCCGTGGACGGGCATGACGCCGCGGGGCTTGACGATGTTGTAGCAGTAGAGCAGTTCGCCGCCGGAGGCGTGTCCGGACACATGGACCTTGGCGTCTGCCTTGGAGATGACGTTGGCGCCCAGCTTCATCAGCCCGTTGATGACCTTGAACACGGAGTTCTCGTTGCCGGGGATGAGCGAGGAGGCGAGGATGACGGTGTCGCCGTCGCCCACCTCGACGCGGTGTGAGCGGTTGGCCATGCGCGAGAGCGCAGCCATCGGCTCACCCTGAGAACCGGTGCACATGAGCACGACCTGGTCGTCGGGGAGCTTGTCGACCTCTTTGATGTCGATGAGAGCACCGCGCGGGACCTTGAGGTACCCGAGATCCTCGGCGATCTTCATGTTGCGCACCATCGACCGGCCGACGAGTGCGACCTTGCGGCCGTGTGCGTCGGCGGCGTTGAGCACCTGCTGGACACGGTGGATGTGCGAGGAGAACGAGGCGACGATGATGCGGCGCTCGGCGTGACCGAAGAGGTTCTCGAGAACCGGTCCGATGTCCTTCTCCAGGGCGGTGAACCCGGGGACCTCGGCGTTCGTCGAGTCCGTCATGAACAGGTCGACGCCTTCCTCGCCGAGGCGGGCGAAGGCGCGCAGGTCCGTGATCCGGCCGTCGAGGGGAAGCTGGTCCATCTTGAAGTCGCCGGTGTGGAGGATGTTGCCCGCCCCGGTGCGGATGAAGACCGCGAGAGCATCGGGAATCGAGTGGTTGACGGCAACGAACTCGAGGTCGAAGGGACCGAGCTGATCGAGGTCGTCTTCCTTGACCACACGCGTGATCGGCTTGATCCGGTGTTCCTTGAGCTTGGCTTCGATGAGAGCGATCGTCAGCTTCGAACCGAGGATCGGGATATCGGCCTTGCGACGCAGCAGGTAAGGCACGGCTCCGATGTGGTCCTCGTGCCCGTGGGTCAGCACGAGGCCGATGATGTCATCGAGACGATCGTCGAGGTAGGAGAAATCGGGAAGGATGAGGTCGACGCCGGGCTGGTCCTCTTCTGGGAAGAGGACGCCGCAGTCGACGATGAGCAGCTTGCCGTGGTACTCGAACACGGTCATGTTGCGGCCGACTTCGCCGAGGCCGCCGAGCGCGACGATGCGGACCGCTTCTGGGTCCATCTTCGGCGGAAGCTTCAATTCTTGAGTCAATGCATTATTCACTGAGGTAACCACTCCTGGTCAATTGGGCGGTCACGAGGGCCATCTGCTCGTCATCTGCTGGGAGCAGCGGCATTCGCGTACCGCGGTTGTCAAGTACTCCTTGGGCCTGCAATGCGGCCTTCGCCGAGATGACTCCCGGCATGTGATTCATGAGCGCGTCGACCATGTCCCCGGTTGCCAGGGAGATTGCGCGAGCGGTGGTGAGGTCATTGTTCGCCACAGCTTGCACCATGTCCGCGAACCGCGCTGTGCAGACATGGCCCGCCACTGACACGACGCCCAGGGCGCCGAGGGCCAGCAGCGGCAGGTTGAGCGAGTCCTCGCCCGAGTAGTAGACGAGGGAGCTGCGGTTCATCACCTGCGCCGAGGCGAAGAGGTCACCCTTGGCGTCTTTGACCGCGAGGATGTTGGGGTGATCGGCCAACCCGAGGAGGGTCTCCGTTCTGATGGGCACGCCCGATCGTCCCGGGATGTCGTAGAGCATGACGGGAAGATCAGTGGAGTCTGCGGCCGCGCGCATGTGGGCGGCGATGGCCGGCTGTGTCGGCTTCGAGTAGTAGGGCGTGACGATGAGGATGCCGTCCGCACCCGCGGCTGCCGAGCGCTTGGACAGATCAATGGTGTGTGAGGTGACGTTGTTGCCGGTGCCTGCAATGATCTTCGCGCGAGTGCCGATGGCACCGCGGACGACCTTGAGCAGCTCGATCTTCTCATCGTCGGTCGTCGTCGGTGATTCGCCGGTGGTCCCGGACACGACGAGCATATTGTTGCCCAGGTCGACGAGGTGGTTCGCCACCTTCTCCACGGCAGGATAATCAATGGTTCCGTCGTCCTTGAACGGCGTCACCATCGCCGTGCCGACAGTACCGAACGCATCAATTGCAGCGGCTGCTGCGCTGTCACCGAGAATCGCCATACGAAAAGGATACCGCGCAGAGCCAACGACTGCGGCAGCGGCCGTCCGCGCGCCACGGGTGCGTTTTGCCATCACCGCCTGCCACCCGTCGCTGCATGCCGCTCATCGGCGGGTTGCGAGGCGTTCATCTGGGGTGATCCTTGGCGTTGAGGCCACGAGAGACAGATCACACGGACCGGAACCTGGCCTCTGCCTTGCCTGCGGCGATGTCGGCGGCGTGGCCTGCGGCGATGTCAGCGACACCCAGCAGACTCCCAGCGGTGAGCTCAAGGGAGGCAGCGATCCGATCGGACGTGGTGGAACTGCGACCGGTGGCCGCCGCAAGGTCGAAGCCGTCGATCGCTGCGATGAGGGTGTCGACGATGAGATCCACATCGGCATGCGGTAAGAAGCTACCGTCGTCGATGCCGATCTCGATGAGCGCCCGGAAGTGGGCGCTCCATGTGTCGAAGACTGCCTCGACCGACTCCGCCAGATAGTCATTGCGCGACGAGGCGGCGACGAGTTCGATCCATACCTGTGAGCGTCGTTGCAGGTCACCGATCATCGGGACGGCCCGCAGACTTGACTGCAGCCTCTCCCACGCTGTCCCCTGCTCCTGAGTCAGACCCGCGATAGCTTCGACCACCGAGCTGGTGTGGGCTGAGAACGCGCGGACGAGCAGATCCTCACGCGAGCCGAAATAGTACTGCACTGTGCCCACGGAGAATCCCGCCGCCTCGGCGATGTCCCTCATCCGCACTGCTTCCGGGCCGCGCTTCGCGATCTGGTCAAGGGCGGATTCGAGGATGATCCCGCGCCTGGCCGCGACCTCGACCGCGGAATACTGGGGACGCGGGCTCACGCTGCTGCCACCCTTACGTCGCTCAAGAGACTGCAGCCAGACTGCTTGCGGCCTGCAGGCCCTCAAAGACGGCTTCCTCCACGGTTCGCGGTGCCACGGCATCGCCGATGGTGCGAACACTGGCGGACCCGAAGTCGAGATCGGGGACCACGGATTGCGGCGCACCGGAGACGATGGTAGCGGCGACACCGTCGACCTCGTGGACGATCTCGCACAGCGTCGACTGCAGGTAGCCTGTCGTCGCGTCGACTCCGACCAGGCGGGCATCGTTGACGAAGTCGACTCCTGCCCGCAGGGCCTGGGACATGAGCAGTGTGCGTGTGTACTGCTGGATCGCGGCTCCGGCGAAGTTCGCGGCGGTCGCCAAGGTCACCGGCACCCGAGCCTCGGCCAGGCGCAGAGCGATGCCCAGGCCGATCCAATCGCCTTTCCAGTCGCTCACAAGCACACGGCCGGCAGGCAGGCTCGGCGGGGTGCGCAGATAGTCGCGGGCACCGATGACGAGTGCCTCATCGTCGACCTCGAGGTGCGGCATGCGCTGCTTCGCACCCGTCGCGACGATCACGTGATCGGGTGCCACATCGTCAAGGACCTGCTGGGTCACCGGAGTCGAGGTGCGGAGGTCGACTCCCGCGCGCCTGGCCTCGGCGCTGAGGTTCGTTGCCGCTCCCCCGAATTCAGATCGATAGGGCAGCTCCTGTGCCAGCAGCACGGCCCCGCCGAGGTGGGGCTCGCGTTCGCAGAGTACGACGTCATCACCCTGTTCGGCTGCCACTGCTGCCGCCTTGAGTCCGGCGGGCCCTCCCCCGATGACGAGCACACGACGTCGGGCCCTCACCCGTGGCCGGGGCAGGAATGTCAGCTCTCTGCCCGATTCGGGGTACTGGATGCAGGAGATGGGCACACCCATCTGGAAGTGACCGATGCAGGCCTGGTTGCAGCCGATGCAGGCTCGGATCTCGTCCACGGCGTCGCGGTCTGCCTTGTTGGCGATCGCTGGGTCGCAGATCATCGCCCGAGTCATGATCGCCATGTCGGTACGGCCCTCGGCGATGGCTTTCTCCGCTTCGTGGGGCTGGTTGATCCGTCCGGCGACCATCACCGGCCGGTCGGTGATCTTCTTGACCTGTTCGGACAGGCTCGCCGCGTAGGCCGGGTCGATCTGCATCGAGGGGACGATGTGCACCGCACCCTGGAGAGTCGAGGAGTCTCCGGCCGTGATCGAGAAGTAGTCGAGGCAGTCCACACCGTCTGTGCCTTCGACACTATTGCCTGTCTTCATCTCGTCGAGGGCCGCGATGAGGTCGAGAACCTCGGTGGCGACCAGGCCGTCCTCTGTCTTCTCCTCCCCCGAGATCCTTAAGCCAACCACGATGTCTGAGCCCACTGCGGCACGGACCCCGGCGACGACCTCGGCGAGGAAGCGGCGACGATTGGCCGGGCTGCCGCCGTATTCGTCGGTGCGCGTGTTCACTCGCGGGTTGAAGAACTGGATCGGCAGGTAACCGTGGCTGGCCACGATCTCGACCCCGTCGATGCCGCTGCCGGCGATGCGCTTCGCAGCGCTCGCATACCCGGCGATGATCTCCTTGATCATGGAGGTGCTCAGCGCCTCGGGGACCACCTTGAACCTCTCCTGCGGTTCGTCGCTGGGAGCCACGGCGCGCGGCGCCATGCCGGCCTCGCCGTCCATGACTTCACGGCCGGGATGGAAGAGCTGGGCGAAGATGGTGGCACCGTGACGGTGGACCGCCTCGGCGACGGCCCGGTATCCGGGCACCGAGGAATCATCGGTGGCCATGAGCACATGGTTGGTGTAGCGGGCGGTCTCGTGGACCCCGGAGACCTGGAGGACGATGAGTCCGCAGCCGCCTTCGGCTCGTGCCTCGTGGTAGGCGATGAGGTCATCGCCGATCATCCCGTTCTCGTCGAGGACGGTGTCGTGGCCCGAGGACACGATGCGGTTGCGAATGGACCGCCGGCCCAGTGTGATGGGCTCGAAGAGGTGGGGGAACAGTTGAGACATGATCATCCTTGATCCATGCGGGTGCGGCCTGACGCATAATTCATATCACGATATTATTAACAGCGGAAGGCCCCACTGCTCGGGACAGAACAACCGGGGGCGGACCCGATCATGTGAGAATCGAGGCATGAGCACTCACCGCTCCCCCACCTCGGCGACGACATCCGGCTCAACGGTCCGGCAACGCCTGAGCCCCGCCGGCCGTCTCATCGGACTCGATGCCGCGCGCGGGATCGCCCTGTTCGCAATGATGGTCACGCACATCTTCGCGCTGTCCGACCCTGCGGGCCTCCCGACCTGGGCCGCCGTGTTCGCAGGTCGCGCCTCGGCGCTGTTCGCGGTCCTCGCCGGCTGCTCCCTTGTCCTCTCGACACGGTCGCGGATGGCAGGTTCCGGGCGTCTGCGCGATGCCGTGCCCAGCGTGCTCATCCGCGCGGGAGCGATCGTCATCATCGGCCTCTGTCTGGGGTCGGTATCGTCACTGCTGGCTGTCATCCTCGTCAACTACGAGGTCATGTTCGCGATTGCAATGCTGTTCCTGCGCCTGCGCGCTCGCACTCTCTTCATCATCGCCGTTGTGTGGATGATCCTCAGCCCCGTGCTCTCGATGCTCATCCGCAGCGAGTTCGGGTTGGAACCGATGTACTCCTCCATGTCATGGTTCGACCTGGCGAGCCCGCTGACCATGCTCCATGACCTGGTGCTGACCGGCTACTATCCGGTGCTGCAGTGGCTGTCCTACATCCTGCTGGGGATGGCGGTCGCGAAGATCGATATCGGCAAGCACCTCATGTCTCTCTTCGCCGCCGGACTCGGGCTGTTCCTCGTCGGCAAGGGAGTCTCCTGGCTGCTCATCAACGTCGCCGGAGGAGGCCCTGGACTGGTCCGGGTCTCCCAGCTGTACGGAACCGATCTCAATGCGGCGCTGTTCACGGGCAGCTATGGGGTGACGCCGACGACCTCGTGGTGGTGGCTGGCGATCGCGGGCCCGCACTCATCCACGCCCTTCGACCTGCTCGCCACGGCCGGGACCGCGCTGATGACCATCGTCACCTGCCAGTCACTGGCCATGCTCCTGGGGCGACAAACCTGGGTGTTGGCGCCGCTGACGGCTCCCGGCTCAATGCCCTTGAGCGTGTACTCGGCCCACGTCGTCCTGCTCGAAATCACTCGGCGCTGGATCGACGCCAACCCGATGCTCGGCGGTCAGGCTAT
This window harbors:
- a CDS encoding FAD-linked oxidase C-terminal domain-containing protein, with translation MSRIDSVLTRIEPHLPPKAIVIDENERKTYECDGLAVHRTVPALVIRVTSTAEVALTVRACHEFDVPFVARGSGTGLSGGAQPHAEGVLIVMSTMRDILDIDPLAQRAIVQPGVINLTLSTEANPHGYYFAPDPSSQSVCSIGGNVAENSGGAHCLKYGFTTNHVTGLTLVTAQGDIVEIGGQAPEYPGYDLLGVLCGSEGTLGIVTEVTVRLTRLPEAVETLLIGFESTDAAGEAVSDIISAGIMPAAIEMMDALAIEAAEKAVACNYPDGAGAVLVVELDGPAIDVDLERETVIARAKDHGAGEVRVAVDDVERGLIWKGRKSAFAAVGRISPDYIVQDGVIPRSRLGPVLASISMIAEECGVRVANVFHAGDGNLHPLVLFDGSVEGQTELAETASGRILDLCLSEGGSITGEHGVGSDKAKFMPRMFTHEDLDTMQVLRCAFDPDYLSNPGKIFPTPRLCGEPPRRTSGEHPLQAAGKAELF
- the dapA gene encoding 4-hydroxy-tetrahydrodipicolinate synthase — its product is MAILGDSAAAAAIDAFGTVGTAMVTPFKDDGTIDYPAVEKVANHLVDLGNNMLVVSGTTGESPTTTDDEKIELLKVVRGAIGTRAKIIAGTGNNVTSHTIDLSKRSAAAGADGILIVTPYYSKPTQPAIAAHMRAAADSTDLPVMLYDIPGRSGVPIRTETLLGLADHPNILAVKDAKGDLFASAQVMNRSSLVYYSGEDSLNLPLLALGALGVVSVAGHVCTARFADMVQAVANNDLTTARAISLATGDMVDALMNHMPGVISAKAALQAQGVLDNRGTRMPLLPADDEQMALVTAQLTRSGYLSE
- a CDS encoding ribonuclease J, which translates into the protein MDPEAVRIVALGGLGEVGRNMTVFEYHGKLLIVDCGVLFPEEDQPGVDLILPDFSYLDDRLDDIIGLVLTHGHEDHIGAVPYLLRRKADIPILGSKLTIALIEAKLKEHRIKPITRVVKEDDLDQLGPFDLEFVAVNHSIPDALAVFIRTGAGNILHTGDFKMDQLPLDGRITDLRAFARLGEEGVDLFMTDSTNAEVPGFTALEKDIGPVLENLFGHAERRIIVASFSSHIHRVQQVLNAADAHGRKVALVGRSMVRNMKIAEDLGYLKVPRGALIDIKEVDKLPDDQVVLMCTGSQGEPMAALSRMANRSHRVEVGDGDTVILASSLIPGNENSVFKVINGLMKLGANVISKADAKVHVSGHASGGELLYCYNIVKPRGVMPVHGEWRHMLANARHAEATGVNPDNIVLADDGWVVDLKDGHAEVVGAVDCNFVFVDGSSVGEITEADLKDRLVLSGEGFVTIFMAVNSQSKSLIAGPEIHARGVAESDSVFDSIMPKVTKAVEDALKDGNADQYQLQQVVRRTVGRWASSKLRRKPMIVPMVVIV
- a CDS encoding TetR/AcrR family transcriptional regulator; this translates as MSPRPQYSAVEVAARRGIILESALDQIAKRGPEAVRMRDIAEAAGFSVGTVQYYFGSREDLLVRAFSAHTSSVVEAIAGLTQEQGTAWERLQSSLRAVPMIGDLQRRSQVWIELVAASSRNDYLAESVEAVFDTWSAHFRALIEIGIDDGSFLPHADVDLIVDTLIAAIDGFDLAAATGRSSTTSDRIAASLELTAGSLLGVADIAAGHAADIAAGKAEARFRSV
- a CDS encoding L-lactate permease translates to MHISSNASLEVRLSKPLTIPQPTNDDEARYFVCGVEPVTAHPLVAGVGLALLDQAATTLRIGITMDNLAVAALLALTPILLAGILLIGFRWPAKYAMPIGLVAAALVANFAWQIEWVTIGASIVQGLLVAIGLLWIVFGALLLLATVTRSGAIETIRAGFISISPDRRIQVIIIAWLFGSFIEGAAGFGTPAAVVAPLLLALGFPAIAAVLAGLIIQSTPVSFGAVGTPMLVGIGEGLAKEDGTMSTGVAERAAQLGLNQSEFIAHTATQVALIHAICGILIPLLLACLMTGFFGANRRFADGLAVAPFAIFSALAMVVPYLIVAKLLGPEFPALLGGLIGLAIVVTTSKLGFLMPKKIWDFAPRENWPAHWMGTVDPNKEKAHLTKRMSLVRAWSPYLIVVICLLLTRNIPAVKEFLTGPAVIKVEGIFGTPINQNLDLLYSPGAIFVLACALTYLIHRMSGKQILGSWQIAGSQIASAAVALLCSLPLVRVFINSGADYNNAGLDSMPVTLAEAAASTVGDAWPLLAPFVGALGAFVAGSNTVSNVMFSQFQFSTGVAIGASSPETVVAAQAVGGAAGNMVAVHNVVAASATVGLVGREGELIRRTSIPMLVYSLAAGALAFIGINGIGMNAGTVVFSAVIVGLLVAVVVASRSPGKPLVVAGTTADRPITS
- the aceB gene encoding malate synthase A; this encodes MTAHIENLDIPAGMEITGELPDGAEKVLTPKALELIVELNRKFNGDRLERLEARKERQAQIAAGADLDFLPETAEIRNDPSWQVAPPAPGLEDRRVEMTGPTYKKMTINALNSGAKVWLADQEDANTPEWGSVIGGQVNLLDSLNREIDFTSPEGKSYTLAPDEELPTIVVRPRGWHMPEKHILVDGEETSGSLVDFALYFATAGQLQIEKGKGPYFYLPKMESHLEARLWNQVFDHAEDSFDLARGTIRATVLIETYPAAFEMEEILYELREHSSGLNAGRWDYIFSVIKNFRARGSDFLLPDRSDVTMTVPFMRAYTELLVHTCHKRGAHAIGGMSAFVPSKDPDENEAAFNKVREDKSREAGKGFDGSWVAHPGMVALCKEVFTETLGDNANQIENKRDDVSVSAAELLDVKSTPGSMTEKGLRTNVSVGIQYLRAWLEGNGAVAINGLMEDAATAEISRSQVWQWMDAGVELDTGVTVTADFVRQVVTEEVAKLPGEESDWKDATDTFLSVAVADEYVDFLTLPAYARMP